A stretch of the Papaver somniferum cultivar HN1 chromosome 6, ASM357369v1, whole genome shotgun sequence genome encodes the following:
- the LOC113289002 gene encoding protein DETOXIFICATION 33-like translates to MGSEDINIPLLHGEEPDIDEIKNFGHFCKEAKIENRKIWSLAAPCIFTAVAQYSLGGLTQVFAGQLTTLELDAVSTENMVIAGLAFGIMLGMGSALETLCGQAFGAGQLHMLGVYMQRSWVILNAMCICLLPIYIWAEPILKFFGQNDEIAALAGRFSLYMIPQLFAYGFNFPIQKFLQSQSKIMAMAWISAGAVVFHVFLLWLLLVKLEMGLPGAAIALNTSWWLVVLGQFAYIYLGYCPGAWTGFTRSAFRELGAFARLSIASAIMMCLEFWYYMLLVVLAGQLENPQVAVAAISICTNLNGWEIMIFLGFNAAISVRISNELGAGRPRAAKFSILIVVMSALIIGIFFFALVLGLRNVYALPFTTSPVVANAVSNLAVIFAFTLLLNSVQPVLTGVAVGAGWQWLVAYVNLACYYIVGLPLGFLLGKYFDLGVKGVWTGMVSGVGLQTIILLIITLKTNWSKEASLADSRIKQWGGSVDAPEEVTKTNGKSSDGEV, encoded by the exons ATGGGCAGCGAGGATATAAACATTCCACTGTTACATGGTGAAGAACCAGATATAGACGAAATCAAGAATTTTGGTCATTTCTGTAAAGAAGCTAAGATCGAAAACAGAAAGATATGGAGCTTAGCTGCACCTTGTATCTTCACTGCCGTCGCTCAATACTCACTTGGAGGATTAACACAAGTGTTTGCCGGACAACTTACTACACTCGAACTCGATGCTGTTTCGACTGAGAACATGGTCATTGCTGGACTAGCTTTCGGAATTATG TTAGGAATGGGGAGTGCATTAGAAACCTTATGTGGGCAAGCTTTTGGAGCAGGACAGTTGCATATGTTAGGAGTGTATATGCAACGTTCATGGGTGATACTCAACGCAATGTGTATATGTTTGTTACCAATCTACATTTGGGCAGAACCAATCTTGAAATTCTTTGGACAAAATGATGAAATTGCAGCCTTAGCTGGGAGGTTTTCGCTATACATGATTCCTCAATTGTTTGCGTACGGATTTAATTTCCCGATACAGAAATTCTTACAATCACAAAGCAAGATTATGGCCATGGCTTGGATATCTGCAGGAGCAgttgttttccatgttttcttgttGTGGTTACTTCTAGTGAAGTTAGAGATGGGGTTGCCTGGCGCAGCTATTGCTCTTAACACATCTTGGTGGCTTGTGGTTTTGGGTCAATTTGCTTACATTTATTTGGGTTATTGTCCTGGTGCTTGGACTGGTTTCACTAGGAGTGCCTTTCGTGAATTGGGTGCATTTGCAAGGCTATCTATTGCTTCAGCCATCATGATGTG TCTTGAATTCTGGTATTACATGCTCCTCGTGGTATTGGCTGGACAATTGGAGAACCCTCAAGTTGCAGTTGCTGCCATATCCATCTG CACCAACCTTAACGGATGGGAGATTATGATTTTCTTAGGATTCAATGCTGCAATCAG TGTGAGGATCTCAAACGAACTTGGAGCAGGAAGACCAAGAGCAGCGAAATTCTCCATATTGATCGTTGTAATGTCAGCATTGATTATTGGGATATTCTTCTTTGCCTTAGTTTTGGGTCTGAGAAATGTATATGCTCTACCATTTACAACCAGCCCTGTAGTTGCTAATGCTGTCTCTAATCTTGCCGTAATATTCGCTTTCACCTTGTTACTCAACAGTGTACAACCAGTCTTAACAG GTGTGGCTGTTGGAGCTGGTTGGCAGTGGTTGGTAGCTTATGTTAACCTTGCATGTTATTACATTGTTGGTCTTCCTCTAGGATTTTTACTTGGAAAATATTTTGATTTGGGAGTTAAG GGAGTATGGACTGGAATGGTCAGTGGAGTGGGCTTGCAAACCATAATCCTACTTATCATCACTCTGAAAACAAATTGGAGCAAAGAGGCTTCGCTAGCAGATTCCAGGATCAAACAATGGGGTGGATCCGTAGATGCCCCAGAGGAAGTTACTAAAACTAATGGTAAATCTTCCGACGGCGAAGTTTAG
- the LOC113289003 gene encoding transcription initiation factor TFIID subunit 5-like — translation MMHLRDLQKLEGILSPSHLEEMEFAHSLRQSKVKIKICQYSHELLVQYLQKPQSSKMFGIINEHITFEVSPGQPSSISDETEVVTLIGISQDTAKQIMRKVIIKPHRSLLTESVVESEFEINKNGYNESR, via the exons ATGATGCACTTGAGGGATCTTCAAAAGCTGGAAGGCATTCTTTCTCCCTCACATCTGGAG GAAATGGAATTTGCTCATTCTCTTAGGCAGAGCAAAGTGAAGATTAAGATATGTCAG TACTCGCACGAGCTGCTGGTGCAATATCTACAGAAACCCCAGTCCTCGAAAATGTTTGGAATAATCAATGAGCATATAACTTTCGAAG TTTCTCCTGGACAGCCAAGCTCGATATCTGATGAAACGGAGGTAGTAACTCTAATTGGAATCAGCCAGGATACAGCCAAACAGATAATGAGAAAGGTTATCATTAAGCCGCACCGGTCTTTGTTAACTGAATCAGTGGTTGAAAGTGAGTTTGAGATAAACAAAAATGGATACAATGAGTCACGTTAG